In Synchiropus splendidus isolate RoL2022-P1 chromosome 11, RoL_Sspl_1.0, whole genome shotgun sequence, the DNA window TATGCATTAAACACAGCACCTTTTtgtttcattggccatttttgtgtgtatttcttgttcctcagaatgcattgaaggaatactgaaaatatgttttgaaataaattgcctttttatcttgaacgtctggtccatagttatgttgatttccATTCAAATTCAGTgcttatgaaatgaaatatttcaatagttcTCAtcgcatatttacacttcttactatccttacttacattttatCTTTTTAGGTCAGCTTGACCTTgtattttggatgtttttctgtcatgttttgtagtcatcgctgtcttccttttgatgatggccccttaCAACAGTTACTGTGGCcctccagaaaaaaataattgcccacctctgctctacacCACAGGGTTGTACACCAAAAGATAACTGTCTCCAACTGGTGTTGAACCAGAGATCCGCTTCCTCTTTAAAACATTGTGATGGATTTAAAAGCAACGGTCGTATAGCTGTTATGATCCATCACGTTGAAGGTCATAACAGGCTGTCTACAGTATGGGTGAGTTTGCTGTGGAGTCATTTTGTGGTTTAAATAGTGTGAGTCTCAGGGTTCAGTGATACGAAGCTCTCGATACAGGAGAAGCAGCTGCCACAATGGTGGCACGCTCACACCGAGAGAATTGCTCCGACAGCCAGTGTACACAACGTCTGCGTGCTGTGCAGCagctcacaaacaaacatgcatgcGCAAACACATAAAACTCATTAGACCTAATTTAGAAAGTCAATTTGGGATCAGGAGACCAATTATCCTATTATTTTCcctctccctccatcactcaGCTCTTCTTGTTTCCCTGCCTCCCATTTTAGCTGCGTTCGCTGTTGTGAGTATTTTGGctcatgttttcctcttccTTCAGAGGTGGGGAGCGTcgacagatttttttgttttttttaactgaactaGTAAAGAATTTTTATTATCTTTATCAgaatgcttattattattattattattggtgtcCATAACAATGCTATTGGCATGCATTCGCGTCTGAGAAAGTATTTTCGTGTATTTCTCATCAGACTCTTTCTATCACAGCATGAAGAGGAAATGATATTTTCAGAAGTGCGTCTCGGCGGAGCTAAGAGAATATCGCAAGatctaaaatgaagtggaaattgAGATAATTTTAATATCTTCAAGAGCATGTATCTCGATAAGCATCCCTCATCTGCAGCGTTCACAGGCACGGGAGTCATGCGTGAGCGTCGGCGCAGGGTTCAGCCGGAGAGCAGCGATCGCTGTCAACATCATGCTTTCCAAGATAGAAATAGATATGTGCTTTTAATTAAATCTGAAGCAGCCATTAATAATCTACATGTGAGCAACATGTGGCATGATGATTCATGGataagaaatgaaaacagatatacatatatatttgtatttttatttatagttcATTTCTGGGAGGATATCTTGTACACCAAATATCCTGTTGGCAGTTAAGCGCATTCAATGTGTTTAGAAGCCAGGAACAGTCACTTGTattaacaaacaaacacaaatacaaaattaAGATAACCACAAAATAATGAACTGCATGTATAGAACATACAAAATAATCCCATGCCTACTCAGTAGGTAACTTCAACATTCCGGCTCTTAAAGATGTGGATATTTACACTTCGGTTTTACAAAAATATACTTTATAATTTCTGTCCTTTTTGCTTACATTCTAATGAAATGAAGCGGTGCCCTCATCCCTCTCGTCTCCCTCCGACTTACATTCTGTAACAAAAATATTCGTTCAACCCTTAAGGCGAGCTGCTGTGAATCCCTCTCGCGCGCTTCCGAGTCACAACACCAGCAAGGCTTCACAAAAGGCACCGTAAACAGGAGcgtctgtcgtgttgttgtttttttttttctctgtttttccaTATAACTGATATATGTCACatgtgagaaagagagaaagatagTACCAGTGGATGATATTTACAAACAGAAACTAACACCACTCTTACTCATGCTTGAATACCTAAGTGCTTTTTTTTGAACAAACATATCACAGCATCATCACTACATAATAGAGAAAATATGTAGAAAATATGGCCCTGCTCACTTCAAATAATACAATGCAAATATGCAAATTAAATGTTCACATCAATGGTACCAAAAAAAATGATAGAAACGAAACATGGCACATGTACAATATACATATATGGTAGCTTATGTATATCATTCAATGTCTCTTGTACTGGTTGTGTTTGCCTCCACACAGCTGGCCATCTTCTCCAGGTCTGTCTGGATAAAGTAACAGACATGGTTGCAGTCCTGCTCTGTGTTTTGAGCTCAAATGGCTGCgtgtgaaaaacacttttcgTCATCGACTGTCTTTGACTGTCCTTGACTTGTCTCTGTCTGGATTCAGGTTTGGATTCATCTGGGGCGTGGACAGGAAAGTGCTTCTGGGGCTGAAACAAAGTCAGAAGGTGGACATTTTCAACCCCTCAAGGAATTCTCACGGGAGGaaaggaaacaaatgtttttttgttttttttccctctgtcttAGCAGATCTCGATTGTCCTCGGGGAGAGAGTGGTCTGCATGTCTGTTAGAGGGGTCGGGACTGGAGAGCTGTAGAGGTTGGAGGCAACTGACGTCGGGAAGGAAGAGGCCACCTGGGACTGAAATGTGTTGGACATGGACACGGAGGGGTAAGTCGTGGCAACCGACGGGGAGGGATATGATGTGTGGACCGGAGAGGAGTAGCAGGAAGTGACTGGAGATGGGTACGAAGACACGGGTGATGGATACGAGGTGATGGGAGAGGGATAGCTGGAGGCAGGTGAAGACGCTGACACTGGCGCCGCCGCTACTACAACTGTCGTTGCTTTCTCCGCTTTCTTGTCCTTTTGCCGAAGGTGGATCTTTGTGTGTCTCTTCCGCTCGTCGCTGCGAGCGAACTTGCGGCCGCAGATCTCACAGGCGAAGGGCTTCTCACCGGTGTGGGTGCGAATGTGCGTTGTCAGGTGGTCGCTGCGGCTGAAGTTGCGCATGCAGATGCGACACTGGAAGGGCTTCTGCCCCGTGTGGATGCGTATGTGGCGCGTCAGTTCGTCGGAGCGGGAGAAGCGGCGGTCGCAGGTCTCCACCGGGCATGCGTAAGGCCTCTCGTGTGGAGGGGTCTTGCTTGGTCGAGTGGGGTACTTGCGCATGCGGCTGGGCTTGATCAGCTGCGACTGGTAAACACTTTTTAAGTCCTGGGAGCCTGTCTGGGTGGCAAAGGCTTTGATGGTGGACAGAGGGGTGAGGGACGGTTGGCTGGACTGACTCTGGAAGGGTTTCTGATCAGGGGGCACAAGGCTGATCtccccctgctgctgaggaaagaGGTAGTCGGGGATCATGGGAACTGGGAAGCTGGTGCCGCAGGGCTTGGTGTTGGGATAGGCAGGTGGCGAGTACTGGACCGCTCCAGTCGAGCCAGGGAAGGTTTGCCCCTGGTCTGGGAAGATGTCAGAGTTGGGGCTGGAATATGTCGGCGCGGCTGAGTAGATGGGGTTGGGCTCGCTGTGGTGAATAGAGGCGCTGAGGCTGGAGCTctgtgaagaagaggaggtaGAAGAGGACGTGCTGGAGGAGGACACCGACGACGAGGGGGACGAAGTGGTCTGTGAGGTTGCAGAAGAAGAGCTGGAACTGGCGGGAATGTTGCCCATCAGACCAGTGAAGAGGCCCAAGATTGGCTCCGCCCACAGACTGTTGCTGCAGGTGGTGGCGGGCTCCAGAGTGAAGCGACCAGTGTAGGAGATGGGGGGCAGCCGCTGTGAAGCGTAGGTCTGCTCCGCCACTGACTTCTCGCAGTTGAAGGAGATATCAGGCAGCGTGTCTGCGGAGAGAAACCAATAGGCAACATTATTCAAACTGTCAAATTACAGCCAGGGGTGTCCTGCTGCAGACCTCAGGGGGATGGATCACGCTGCTAAATGTGTCAGCAACATTTAAAgcacgtgaacacacacacacaaatctttTTACTGCCTCCACATCCAACTATTGCTACACATGAAGAGCTTCTGCCCATGCACTTCGACTGACAGTCTGCCCTCCATTGCCAGTCATCCCGTGctgtgtgcgcacacacacacattcttgaAGTCCATCACGCCTGGAGCGATTGATTACTGAAACTGCAGTTCAGCTGGTTTTAGGAACGCAATTTGAATTGAGCTGTAGGAGTGTCTAGAGGCACGGTGACTGAGGAGCGTTTGGAATCTCTGCAAGTCAAGTGGGATTTCAAATCGATCAGCCCACTAATGAGTTAAATTGCTTATTAATATCCAGCCTTTTCACTTTGGTAAACGCATTTAgagttaaacaaaaaaaaattaatatttatttttatctttacaCTCGTTtaatttaacacattttaaatataaattgtaTTCGAGTCTAACTTAAAACataacagcattttttttaaagtaaacaatacattttttttatttttttttaagttgtgcAACACGATATTAATACTACAAGGTTACTTGAATACCAATATAAGCATGAAGCGACGGTGTCACGTATTAAGTCGCTAAATAACTCGCTTTAGTTTACAGGCAAAGCAACGGAGTGAACGCGCTCTCACCTCCAGCAAGGTGGTCGTACTGGTCCCCAGCCTCCCCGGATCCAAAGCCGGCACCTTCGGGTGCGGAGG includes these proteins:
- the egr1 gene encoding early growth response protein 1, whose product is MAAAKAEMILPALQISEPLSFPHSPMDNYPKLEEVMMLSTAGTPFLTASAPEGAGFGSGEAGDQYDHLAGDTLPDISFNCEKSVAEQTYASQRLPPISYTGRFTLEPATTCSNSLWAEPILGLFTGLMGNIPASSSSSSATSQTTSSPSSSVSSSSTSSSTSSSSQSSSLSASIHHSEPNPIYSAAPTYSSPNSDIFPDQGQTFPGSTGAVQYSPPAYPNTKPCGTSFPVPMIPDYLFPQQQGEISLVPPDQKPFQSQSSQPSLTPLSTIKAFATQTGSQDLKSVYQSQLIKPSRMRKYPTRPSKTPPHERPYACPVETCDRRFSRSDELTRHIRIHTGQKPFQCRICMRNFSRSDHLTTHIRTHTGEKPFACEICGRKFARSDERKRHTKIHLRQKDKKAEKATTVVVAAAPVSASSPASSYPSPITSYPSPVSSYPSPVTSCYSSPVHTSYPSPSVATTYPSVSMSNTFQSQVASSFPTSVASNLYSSPVPTPLTDMQTTLSPRTIEIC